The genome window AAAACAAAGAGGCCTCACTGAGCGACTCCGCAGGCTCAGTCAGCCAGTGGCAACATCGGCCCTCCACAAGTCAGTGGCTTCTGGCTAAGCAGGGTTCGACCCTCACCACTAAGTTCAAGAATGTGAAGGACTGGTAGCCGATAACCAACGGCAACGACCTTGAGAATAGGTTCATCCTACAAAACACAATATAATCTTTACCGTGGGCATTTCGAGAGATTCAATGAGTTATTGTAGAAGAAAGGAAGAAAATTCAGGAAATGAATAGAGACCATTCACGAACGAGTGCACGACCGTAGTACCTCGACACGGTTTTTGTCTTATTCCGCGGAGGCCGCGCGAAGGCGCGGGCAATTTCCGAGTAAATGACAACTTCCTTGATGGAGTGAAGGGGATTTCCAGTATGTTCTTTCCTCCAATCTCGGCTACATGCCAAAAGCATAGTGCAGTAGCCTGAACTCAACGCAGTTTCATTAATTACACTAAGTCCGGCCGCGACAGGCCTGTTTCATGGTATAGGCCGTTTGTTAGTGGAACAAGGCCCTACAACACATCATACAATAAGCCTACAGATCATAGTGTTGGGtaagtaccccccccccccgcgtgCACGTTCCAATTTCCTcgggtgagggggggggggggggggggatcgtAGAGCGTTCATGACTCGTGTGAAATCCCATCCTTTAGGAAATCAGGGGCAGATCAATTTTCACTTCTATGGCACTGCACACACttgggccggagaagcgaacattaacccccctCGGTGAAATTCCCGAGAAATAATAAGCTTTCGAAATAATTCTTGCGTCTTTGAGATAATGAGCGTGCATTTCATTCACAGGTGAATTAATTTTCCATGATATCGGGCATTCATGTCACAACTTTAAACATggacaaggtacatgtataaggtTTTGCAATGTGTTACTCAGTCTCCCGTCAGTTAAAATACTTTAAGCTAAACTGTTTCTAGAATAAATTACTCAAGGGAGGGGAGGAGATCGCTAGAGCATAAACCAGGTCATTTTAGTGATGCACGTCCCAAACACTGTCACCCATGATTTATGGAGACCCCCTTAAATATACAGCAGGTAGTTTTACTGGTCCCCTCACATTTCGATAACAATGAACGAAGTCAAGTCGAATAAAGAGATGGTCTCTCTCACCTAGAGAAGACCAGGCTACATAAGTGTGGCCGATGGGATGGAGGTGGGATAGAAGGAAGGCAGCCCACAGAAGTGATATCAAAGTATCTACTTTCAGTTTGGTAGAGATGGCCTCAAACGTCCGCATTCAGATGGAAGCGACCATCTCAGCAGTGGATGAAACGCCTGTAAGTATTGACATGTTGCACCCTCCTACTCGGTAATCCAGaggtattaaggtagcaggaagggttgggcgtttgtggtttccgagtctgagggggttggtgtctgttgactgtgctttaagagagactaggcatggcgccagtctctcttaaagcacagacaacaggcatttggtctcagtatttgggttttgattgccatgactgtacccctgtaaaagtcagaggaggagaagtttggaatgatgaaagcattgaagaagaagaaatgttattattgaggaaagcaaaatttattatgagactagaaggcagtgtcctgacttgattattttgaaaatggcggtctgaacacattaaaaggtggaacatggcattttatcgactttgaagtgttccgcagttaaagggagactataggcagcagctaggtaggcaagataaagtcagacaaatttgccaataggggtcagtcatatctctaggcatggcgccagtctctcttaaagcacagtcaacaggcatttggtcttagtatttgggtaagtacagaatcaaggcagctcagagagcaatgattgaacgatgctgtggacaagtccaaggatactgcatcagtcacgaccaacttctcatcagaaagcgtcaccaccagcatattcaatgtttagttccaacctgtaccagtccaatgcacgcctgtcatggtcagcagtggtcagcttagcgcgatatggaacattcttccgaaactcaagcgagggaagtctgctcattagcctatctcgcgcactgctccttcttgtcaaacatcgtagtgaaatcgtggtacagtggggcgtcctcgaggattgcagctggtcggacagacgtgaggtggaatgtgggcggctgcacttcttcgttgatgtgcgatggcagatagcacagttgttgcgttgcatgacagctgaaagagaatgtgatatcatagaactgaggcgtttgcaatgagactataggtgaagtagaagcaaggagtgaaaacggccatcttccagtgactaatatacagagtaagggcactgggtgttgttagattcagcattgaatgtattcctcgtacaagcgtgaatagtgtggacatacagtgagaggtgagagacccctattgactacttcttgtaactttatcttggatattatattagtattgaacttctagccatggaatatgaagaaattgaagttgtacttgtaggcatggaatatgaaaaattattcaacggtgaaagacattattccatgaggctttgccgtgatcgcaaaggacgcgacgtgattggttcacatgctaatgaggtatgataatgataattacctctataatgctacttggatagcgactgtgtcgttgactgcaacagtggtcaatgtcaatgtgtgcctgtaatgtcaatgaagtatgatgaggtgatgacgatagtgcaattattaaatattggaaagagatctattcctagaagaacatatgtcctgttttgactaggtggcgcattttagaatcagcagtgagcactgtgtgtaacatggtggaggcagcggagataataactgtgtcgaaagtattgttatagggccttccctaggcccatggggttaaatttacaatccacgattgaaaagacgtagtttgatcgcattcaactataaatccattgaacagttgtgttcctttagtcaaccgatgaccttttgttgggccatgatcggggattgtaaactgtaaatgtattatggactgggagacgggggaaacacaagtgaaactgaaatagaccaaaacaagtgattttggggctttggtttagacgcatgccccacatgcgccatgcgggattatacggttcatgtgaacttgttgacatccacatgatctagtgctgttattggtcatgacatggtacatggtaggcctaatcatcatggctatatgtttcaggaaaagctcggagtaaaatgaactgccgatgaataatgatgttgtttatgtttaccatgtttactagtacatagccatagggtatgcactggccagtgcactttctgcacgtcgtcatggtcatgtacgtgataccttgcatattttgttttttgaatgcgcatgctttttgggcaaaatcacttgtaccaacactaatgaataatgtcttcttatccctatgactccatacacagtgagggcattgtcccattcccatcaaatggtaacttattgtaccgtattagggtggaagttggggagcagatacctaccgttgcacgcctgtcataatcagtagcgatgagcttagcgcgatatggaacattcttcagaaactcaagcgagggaagtctgctcattagcatatctcgcgcactgctccttcttgtcaaacatcgtagtgaaatcgtaatggaaaacgtctggctttgcgccagacgttgagactaataagtgaagaactaataggtaaagaacttctacttgcgcgagactgctctgataaaattatcattgcagagactacggtgacgtacacatatattttttacaatcaaaaatgccctcaaaagacaacatggaatgattattttattgatatttcctactatataccttccaattatcactttatacaaatagatcggcgttaggtcgcatgcttttctttcctggtgacactataaagcaaaatagttgcaaccccgtaaatgcgctataagtccaataataagtgacggtgacccgttataaatgtttcgccagcttcgcttttttgccgctacgcggcgcgttgggcccttgcgtcgagtaCACACTGAGCAATGACAGTTGTCTCACTGATGGGTTAGACCGGGGCTGGCCCGTCCCACTATAAGAGGTAAATGTCAGCTAATTTcgtctacactccggacgcagtggaccggcctcgtccctcgcgaggagatccaattagggtGACGTAATGAACTACCCGGGAGTCTAATTTCGTCAGCCTTCGCGGACAGAGTATATTTGGGTGTGCATGGGCATTCGACACGTGATATGTCCATATTTGGGATACGTCCCAAGGCGAGCTATTGGAATCGGCATAATGTTAGCCGGCTCCTTCGAAAGGAAAATCAATGAGACGTTCACCGGAAAAACACCGTTCCATCAGTCACCGATCGGCAACTCTATCACTTCCCAAATTCCAGAGGGAATCCGGGATGGGGGAGTCCCACAGTAATCACAATATAGTCTACTGCGCAAGCGGAAGCCTAGACTAATGTATTATCCTGTGTATTGCCGGTGCTTGGAGCTTTGTCGGAGGACAGCTGTTCGGAGCGTACATGGGGAATCCCGGGGCTATTTTTAGCGATGAGCACATGTTCAATCAAAACCcgaatagcatcccgcgaagttactattaatagctcacaaggtcatttgcataagatattgatgacgttttagtcacgtgacagtcggacagcgacacttatttctacgcatttgagcttatttcaaagtcaatcatatttgaccctgcattgtttttagcatgaatgataccatagactcagagagagaaatattcagaacaattatgtagtatttccaacactcggacatgtgccagattgaatctaactgccctagttagaaagcctgaatccattatgaaaccgcatgtttgtccgacattgcctgtaattcagcgatggggaaatagagggcagcagctgcagtgacgtcatcttcgcggaatgctattatgaTGTGAGACGTCAAGTGTCAAGAATAAATTTTGTTTACTTTCGGCTTGGCGATTGAAAACCTTCCATTTCGAAGGGACAGTCCGTCCCTTAATATATTGGTCTAATTGAATTTACCCCTATCTCATTTCCTAATATCCCATCGATACACCAGTCGGTACTCTGGTCGGTACCAGTCGGTACTCTGGTCGGTACCAGTCGGTACTCTGGTCTGTACCGGTCGGTACTCTGGTCGGTACACCAGTCGGTACTCTGGTCGGTACCAGTCGGTACTCTGGTCGGTACCAGTCGGTACACTGGTCGGTACCAGTCGGTACTCTGGTTGGTACCAGTCGGTACTCTGGTTTGTACTAGTCGGTACTCTGGTCGGTACCGATCGGTCGCCAATCGGCGTTGTTTCTGTTACCAATCAATGAGACTGAGTTCTGGCAGTGGCGTGCGTAAGGAAAGACTTGCATTTGAAATTAATTAGTAAGGACGGAAGAGTGAAAAGAACGTCTTATCCCTATGTTACAATCCTCTTGAGTGAAACCTTGTTGATTTTCAGACTTCGTCTCTGTATAATAATCCCAAATCTTTTATTTTTAGGAAACGCCACCAACGAACACGACTCCTGTCAGCGATAGTCACGGTGAGAGCCAAAGTGCCTGTATGAAATGTCTAGTCAAGGTAACTATCCTTATTGCTTGTGATAAAAGTACTCGACGTCAAGAACCGAGCTGACGAACTCTTTTCACACGGCTAATAGAGAAAGCAGGAAATCACTTCACCGGACAGTGGCCAGGTACAAAATCAGTTTGATAGTTAACGAAGCGAAATGACCACCAGAGCAGTCTGTTTTGTGATCAGTCGGTGAGGCATCAATTCTTATtttaaaacacctcaaactataCGCTGGGATATGTCCTTGGTTGTCTTCATATCCTACATCAGCTCAGTAGTTAGTGGCTGCCTTTGCATAACCGCTGCCGCCAAAACGAAGTacaggaagttgtacatgtacatgcacacagTGCATGCAACGTCACGACCAAGTTCAGACGCGGAATTTTATCACCTTGCCCGAGAGCAAGTCAGTCcacagaaactacatgtactacgaCAAAGGTCTCCAACAAGGACTGAAAATTTAAGGTGCATGGTGCCCAATGTCTCACCACCCGACCCATAAACGCCTTCTTTTTACGACAAAGACTGACGTGAGCAGGTCTACGAGTACCTCACTATTGATATGACATCTGTTTACACGTATCGTGTGTGGTAGTGAGATATTCTTAAACATTTTTCCAGTTGTTAGTCCCCGTGACAGAAGAtgaaaaagaggtaggttggacTCCTGCGCAGCCCAGATCTAGATTTATTGATGACGGGACGTCGTTTAGTGACTGCCAACACATTTTCTTTCTACTCCAAGATTCTTCCATCAAAATATCAACCAAATGTTAATATCTGTTGTCTGCATTGAGTATTGGACAGTTTTGGACTTCGATCTTGAGTAGGCTCTCATGGGTTAAAACAAGGCTGCGACTATTTTTACGGCAGTCTCTAACATGCCTTATGTAATCTGCACACTATTCTAACAGTAATCATCATTTTTGAATCTGATGATCGATCCGAACCTCATGACTACCTGATCATCAGTTCAATCCCCTATGTATTTCGCCAAAATCTTATTGTTACAGAATCATAAGAATACCCACTATCAATGTAAAAACAACATCAAATACATTTTCCTAGTGCTCCAATATCATTGTTTAATACCTCACAGGAGGAATCGTTAGCATCGCCAAGCGAAGATGTACTGCTTCCGAGAGAGCAGGTTAACTTCGACGAAGTCACCATGAGGTACTACCTGACCCCCTACCTTTTATTCGTCGAGAACCAGGAGAGAATCCTCAACGACAAACACGAGCATATGCATAAAACTGACAGGAAAAAACTGGCGTCGGATCATCTGATTTCTGCGGAAGTTTCAACGATCATCAAGGAATTAACTCAATATCTCAACGAAGAAGGCAGCATGATGTTTAGGGGTGGAGAACTGAAACGATGCGGCAGTGTCGAAGAGGGAACCAAAGTCAGTAGTTGTGATGAATTTGACTTCCAGTACTTGATTTCCTTAAACAACTACAGAGCGACTCGGAAGCCTCTCCTAAGAACCAAGCCGAGATCTTCTGGCGAAACTACAAAGTCGTTCTTCAGCCTTGCAGTGGCGGAGATCAATGACGCTGATGAGGCCATTCAGACGGAACTTCTCCCGAAAGATGTCCACACTCAATTTAAAGATGAGGTTGGGAATGGACTCTCGAAACAGGACTTGAAGTACGGTCACTTGCTGAAGAAGGCTGGCCCTGCTGTGAAGATAGTCCTTTGGAAAAAGACGAGGTATGGCAAGCCGGAATGCTTCGTTAAGATTGACCTTACTCTCGGAATAAGAGCAGATGTCGACAAACTGTTTGAAAAAGAGGAGTTGACCCCTTTAGCTTCAGCGCTGCCATGGAATTTGACATTAAAATGTCACTTCGTGTGTGCCCATAATTACTGGAAGATATCGTTTGTCGAGACGGAGCAAGAGCTGATGAGGAAGATCTGCGAGGAAGATGTTTTCAAGATGACATGTTACAGGGCAATAAAGGTAAGATCACTTTTTCTATGCCCTCACTGAAAGCTCTCCTGAGGATGCCTTGGAAAAGTCCCTACTCCCAGTCGAGAGCGGCTGGATATTGCATCATGTCTTCCCGGCTGTTCATGAAGTCAACACGGTGAGCAACTTCGTGTAGAAACACCTGGATCACGTCGATGCAGGCAAACATAGCCGATGTTCTTCTGTATTGTACACACACATACCTTAATATTGGCATGTTGAAGGGCTACGATAGTAAGTCATTATTGTCATTTCATATTTACCCTCTTTTCCATGCAAATTTGGAATAGAAATGACATGGCGAAAATGATATTCTGCCCACTGACACGGTATACTGCTCCCCCTCCCCTACGAGCAAAAACCGAACAGTAATTTGTGTTCTTTGCCTTGCTTGCAAACAGACGCCGTATTTCTTATTTATTTCAGTGTGTCCGAGACAAAGTTGACATTAAGGACCCGTACGGTGACGGCATCCTGCCTTCCTACCCTATCAAGATGACATTCATGGACATCGCGCTGAAAGACTGTCAGGATGGTGTGAAATGGCATATGGAAGATCTGGGCAAACACGTGATTCACGTCCTGAAGGAAGTCGAAGGAAGAGGTCAGGGTCATCGACTCAAGTGTCCATTCCTCCTCGGCGATGACGTCATGGGAGAGGCAGATAGATCGTACCTTGAGAGTCGGAGAGTTTTGAAAAAGCTGAAGGAATCTGAAGGCGTTTACGTTTCTCAGCAGAGTACTTTGTTCCCAATCCTCATTGCATTTTCCTTGCTTTCTTACTACATGTTCTTGTGGTGTTATATGTATTTGGAGGATGGTGATACTATCCCTCGGTCGGACAACAACATCCCCGTGAAGCCGTATCTACTTGCCTGCTATGTTTCGGGCCAGTCATCTGTTTTCACACTAGCGTGTCAATTATTAGTTTGCATactattttttttgaaaaagagAGGAAATAGGGAAATCCATCCCCTTTACAGGATCTATTACATTATCCCTTTCATCGAGTTATTGTACTTCATCGTAGGATTTATTCTGGAGATGTTGTTTTTAGGGTATGGCAGTTGGCGATACGACCCGTTGCTTTTACCGGTTGATGTTCCAGTTTTTACAGTCAGTTCCTGCAAATCCCATGCATTTGTCCTTTCAATACTTGTTCAGTTTTTCATCAATTCACCATTATTATTCAGCGGGATAACTATCAGTGCCAATGCTATATTTTCCATAGCGCTCGAGAAGAACTTGCGCCTTTTTCATACATATTTAACTTTCCCTGGTGGCGGTTGGCGATGGAGAGCACCAGATGGTAACCGCTATGAATTTCTGCCCGAGGTGTGTGGTAGAGAAGGTTTTCAAGGCTTTACGAAAGCTCGGGCCTACATTGTAGCTATACTAACTCCTCTTGCGGTATTCCTCACGATTGTTATACCAGCGTACTACACCACTGTTGACAGTTACACTGATTTTCCTCGAATTCACCACGCTTGCATTTTACAAGGCGTTCTTTTAGTGATCCTTGTGTTACTACTCATACAGCAAATCATCGGATCGCGTTCTTGGAGTAATCACTGGGAAGTAATCTGTGAATCAAGGATAAATAGCTGTGGCAACGCGGCGTTCTGTTATTTTTTTCCATACATTTTTTGTCCAAATTGGGAAGCTCTCAAAGACGACTTAAGAACAAAAGCCTAAAACAAACTTAGAAAACGTAGACTGTGTCAATATACACACTCTTCCAATTCAACTAATTAGCAAAAACTAATAATCTGCATAGTTACTCATCCACCAACTGCAACTGAACTGTCAAAATTTAGTCGTGAAACTTACCTGCTCTAGGTAAAAAAGCAGTAAAAAATAACCCTGCATTAAAATGGTCAACAACTAATTTTTCGATGGTcgtaaaacaactaatttcataGTCGGTGGAATAGGAAtacctacggtggcccatagaggacatgcgtttattttcaatataatagaaaatttgtttttacaatgcgttctttttctctcgaattacaaccgccgtcggatttatttctcaccgccgaaaaaataatttccaccgccgggtaaaaaataataattcccaccaccgccaaagaaaataatatccaccgcggtggaaattaatatctaccgcggtggaaataatatccaccgcgggagctaattcgttattgacaccgggtggctattatttccaccgcggtggctattatttccaccgcggtggatattatttccaccgcggtcgatattaatttccaccgcggtcgatattaatttccaccgcggtcgatattaatttccaccgcggtggtgggaaattattattttttacccggcggtggaaattattttttcggcggtgagaaataaatccgacggcggttgtaattcgagagaaaaaaaacgcattgtaaaaagaaaatttttctattatattgaaaataaacgcatgtcctctatgggccaccgtaaatACCAGAATAGTTAAAAAGTTACTATCACATAGTTATTTTCACTCATTTGTTTTAAGAGTGTAGACCTACGTCATCATTTATATGTTCACGTCCATCAGTTTATGTGTTTACGTCATCAGTTCGTGACAGAGTACTTGTAATTTGTTCTTTGTTATTGTGTGGTTGACTCGTTCTATGCCACATTCCCAATAAGCAAGCAGAGTCGTTCATGTCTAATACAGATCTTTTTTTGCtcgaaaaatatattttgtttctAAAGCTACAAGCACACATAGTGTTATGTCTCCGTGCGTCATCAGGTCACGTCTGTGAGACCAGATCAAGAGCTGACCTCTCCGAGGTATTGCAATCATGTCTGTTGCGTCTATCATTTGGCTTTAAGAAATACGTGTAATGCTCTCAAATCTAGTTTTcgtcatttttttaaatacaaGAATCTCAACCTAAGAGGTTGGAACAAGTTTCCAGATTTTTTACCCGATTGCACACGCGTATAGTCGTGTAGCGCAATGTGGTGTCCGCATGTGCAACAGTATTCAAAAATCGAGAAATCTCGTTTCAACGTCTGTCAATAGCGGATCGGAGCTGAGTAAAATCAAAGACGTGACGTGTATGAATCCTACTCACTTTCTCCTACGGCACTTTCTGAAATAAGTCATTTGTAGGCATTTGTAATATGTAATTTTAGTAATCCTTATGTCACCAGCGAATGACTAGCCAATCACGAGAGGCCCTATTTTGAGGAAGTCGCAGACTCCTGCACAACCCGAGATCAACTGCACTGCAGATttattgatgatgtcatttcgATCTGCTTGCAGTTGGAGAATGGCGAAGTGGATGGTGTATTTCAAATCATGTTTGTACATCAGCTACGCCTCTTCTTCACTAACAGCTAGGTCAAATTTACCATTCTCGTCCTCTTTCCTGGAGACTCGGATCCATTTTGACTGTTGTTCGTGGAGTCAAGCTTCGTGTATTTCTTGCACCTAAACAAATTCAACACCCGCCTTTTGAAAAACGTCAGCCGCGCGGTGTATATACAGAAATTGACGGAGTAATTGATAATACTGATACTTGTAATGAATCGATTTACTTCCAACCCTTCCTTGATATTCTGCAGTGTCTTCCCCACAAATCCCGTTGACTCCCAATAGAACCATAGTCCC of Lineus longissimus chromosome 9, tnLinLong1.2, whole genome shotgun sequence contains these proteins:
- the LOC135493468 gene encoding uncharacterized protein LOC135493468, yielding MASNVRIQMEATISAVDETPETPPTNTTPVSDSHGESQSACMKCLVKLLVPVTEDEKEEESLASPSEDVLLPREQVNFDEVTMRYYLTPYLLFVENQERILNDKHEHMHKTDRKKLASDHLISAEVSTIIKELTQYLNEEGSMMFRGGELKRCGSVEEGTKVSSCDEFDFQYLISLNNYRATRKPLLRTKPRSSGETTKSFFSLAVAEINDADEAIQTELLPKDVHTQFKDEVGNGLSKQDLKYGHLLKKAGPAVKIVLWKKTRYGKPECFVKIDLTLGIRADVDKLFEKEELTPLASALPWNLTLKCHFVCAHNYWKISFVETEQELMRKICEEDVFKMTCYRAIKCVRDKVDIKDPYGDGILPSYPIKMTFMDIALKDCQDGVKWHMEDLGKHVIHVLKEVEGRGQGHRLKCPFLLGDDVMGEADRSYLESRRVLKKLKESEGVYVSQQSTLFPILIAFSLLSYYMFLWCYMYLEDGDTIPRSDNNIPVKPYLLACYVSGQSSVFTLACQLLVCILFFLKKRGNREIHPLYRIYYIIPFIELLYFIVGFILEMLFLGYGSWRYDPLLLPVDVPVFTVSSCKSHAFVLSILVQFFINSPLLFSGITISANAIFSIALEKNLRLFHTYLTFPGGGWRWRAPDGNRYEFLPEVCGREGFQGFTKARAYIVAILTPLAVFLTIVIPAYYTTVDSYTDFPRIHHACILQGVLLVILVLLLIQQIIGSRSWSNHWEVICESRINSCGNAAFCYFFPYIFCPNWEALKDDLRTKA